The segment AAAACCATGTTAGTTTTGTTGGTAATTTGATGATTACATtaatgaaacacaaagaaaaaaagtgaataaaaataaataaacaaatgaataagccaaatttcacaatttcaCAAGCTGACGATATGTTGGCCCATCCATTAATTTCACATGCTTTGAGCCATTTTTCTGAACACATGCATATTATacaatgcacatttttacaGAGGGCAGCATATATTTAGTTATTTGCTGAAtgtttaataataatgtaatgaaCCAGTTTCTCCAGAGCAATGAGTGACATTTAATCTCATCTAAAAGATAAAGAACCAGTGCCATAAACTGGGTAATGCAAGGTGTGTCACGGACCATACTTGAGTGCATGTGAACCCAAGCTTAATCTTGTTGCTTCTGACAGAGCAGTGATCAAGAGATATATTAGGAAGCcatagctttaaaaaaacaaaagaacaaaacaatcaCATCAGGGAGCATTCAGCTTGGTGAACTAcatctaaaatgttttttttttttttttttttttttttgcatcgacCCAGTAATAATATCTTGTCAGTCATTAGTCACTGCTCCACTTGTCCCATGAAATATAGTCGGACAAGCAGGTTTGGAGGTTTTGGTTGAAAATAACATTAGATAGAGGGATTTCACCTCACAGCTGTACTGAACCGACTTCCCCCGACTAAAACATCTCCTAAAACATGACGGCTGTGCAGAACACTGTCTTTTTAGTGAAAGTAGTGTAGATTTCCTCACTTGTGTATGAAGAGGCAGTTGTCTGTCTCTTTGAGGGCCTCTGTGGCACTTTGTTGGGCATCcagtagctgctgctgctggtcctccAGGGCATTCAGTCCGTGCTGCCAGCTCTTTCTGCGCtggcctctctcctcctccaacaGCACACTGAGACGCTCCCTGTAACTGTAACACAACACACTGCTTTCAGTGCTGCAGGCTAGTAAACTCTGCTCTCCAGATGGTGACAACAACCACCAAGAGAAACAaaattctcattattattattattattattattattcacagtagtagtagtagtagtagtaatggtggTGGTTGGGGTGGAGTCATTATCTTGGGTTTCTCTTAAGAATTTCAATGTGCCATCGTCTAAATCCTCTTTTTCTACTCTGccaataaataattaagttCTGAGGTCAAAGCTCCTTTTTTATGTATATggtcaaattttaaaatttagTATACCGGCATAAAATAACAGCTATTGgtagcctaaaaaaaaaaattagtctgAAAATCAATTTCAGTAAAACTCACCAGACTCTATTATTACCATGATGTATGCTACAAATGATGTAACCAAAGACTGCCAAGATGCCAGATTAAAAACTAGTAACACTGAATTCTGAAGATGAAATGACGGAAACCTGAGATTAGATGGATTTCATCCACAGCAAACTTGAAAATCAAATAATAGATGTTGTTTTGCCAGTGCACACCAAACCTTGCAGCTGGCTTGTAAAATGATATGTGATGGTCTCTCATCCTCCAATAACTGCCGGGACTAGGTGCTCTGTTACATATAGTAAGTAAAAGCTAATATAATGTTAATGCATGAAGGAGGAAGTGTCATGTTGTCAGCAGCTGGATAAAATATCCAGTGTTGTAAAAGAGTGTAAACTACCAAAAGTCACTCCTCCTTTTTACCTGTTCAGCGTTTAGCACCTTTTTTGAAATTAGGTAAATCCCACTGATTTAAATTCAAAGTAGTGCAGGAAAAGCATGTTTCTATGGGATTGCATctgaatacctaaataaataaatagttatcTCTAGAGATGAAGCTGAAAGGGTTGATGGTCCAGTTGCTGTACAGTCACGCTGCTATGGCATCCTCTGCACTCTTAAAAAGGGCACAGCTGTGTCTACTTTGATGGGCCACATATTAAAAGTACTTTTCCATACCTGTCCACCAGTGTTGCCATGTTGTCCAGTAGTGTGACAGCTTTGTTGACCACTTTGTCTCCTATGGCTTCAGAGATGCcctgctcctctgctgccttCTGCAGAAGAGTCTCTGTCATCTGCAGCCTGCCAGAAACCATCTGCAAACGGAATTGACCTGTAAGGGACTTTTGTattctgatttgtgtgtgtgtgtgtgtgtgtgtgtgtgtgtgtgtgtgtgtgtgtgtgtgcacatgcatttgGTTAACCCCGTAGGAAGAACACCTGATGTCCTTACCTGGAAAATCGTCATTAATATCAAAATTACAGGAGGGCAAGGAGAAAAGAGATACATGGAGCTGCATGTATCCTCCTACAGAGGCCATTGTGGAGCCTATTCCTTTTTGTCTAATGTTTGACGAAAAGAGGCATAGTGTTGATACAGCGGTGGTTTAGTCATGTATTGTCTGTTACTACTGTTACATATGTGAGGAATGATTCTGAATTTGGAGAAGTGGAAAAGTGGAGAATTTTGGGGAGCTGATTTGGTCTGTACACCTTGCACAAGGAATCattcacttcattcattcacacttCAAATGCATTTACACATATGTAAGGAACAGCCTTTTCTCCCATTGTGATTAATGGCAGtcaattcattttgttattttatcacCACTTGAATCAGTGACCTAGAGTTAAACACTTCCGACCTTAATGACAATGGTCATTGCACTGGATAATCAACCATTTTAATCAGACGGGCGTGATGACATTCCTGTCATTCAGTGTTTAGAACACCCTCCAAAGAACACTAGCAATGTGCCTTGTAGCTCTGCACTCTCAAAAGTACTCTGTTGCTGTAATTAATGCAAAAGAAACAGTGTTGTATTTTAATGTTACAGTATAACCTCTAGGTAAGACATGTTGATTCAATATAATAGgctaaatgaacaaacaaaaaccaatgTGATAACAAAAAAGCTACCTTTCTGCGGCTCTCCAGTGCCCGTCTCATCTCCTCCTCGGCCACATCAAAGGTGAGGACATCGTGGTTCTGATGAGAACCTTCAATGAAGCATGAGGCGCACAGTGAGGTCATGTCGCTGGAACAAAAGTACTCCAGGGGACACCCGTGCATGGCGCAGCCCCGCACCCCCAGCTCGTTGTGAGGATTCACCAGTGAGTGTGCCTTGAACGATGCCTTCTCCTGGTGCCTCTGAAGGTGTCTGGCACACAGTGACACCTCACATTTCAGGCAGGTCTTCACTGCCAGCGACGCCTCGTCTATGCACTGGTCACAGTAGACCTGCAGCTTCTGCTCCACCTCTGGCGTGCTGTCCTGCAGCAGTGCCGCGGCTCGATAACCCTCGACAATACTGCAGAGTTTGAAGTTCTTCTGCAATGTTTCAATGCCTTCGTACTCCTCCCGGCATTCAGGACACCTTGGGAATTCTTTGCCATGCCTGTCTATGGAGTCAGATGCCTTGCGGATGCAGGCAAGGCAGTAGTTGTGGCCACAAGGAAGAACCACCGGATCAGAGAAGAGGTGAAGGCAGATGGGGCAGCTCAGCTCATTGGCTAGAAGCTGCTCTGGCTTTGAGCAAGACatgatggtgtgatggtggtggtgatgggatCGGTAcccttccttttttcctcttctctcgtCACCCTTTTTCTAAAATCCGACCAGTTTCCTCCTTTTCTTacttcatttccatttttgtttctgCAAAGATATCTCTCACTTCTTGACTCTATGTTCTCCCCTCAGCCTGTGAGACATCATGTGAGTCTAAGGTGACAGTAGAGGACATAAGAAGACATACAATAAACAAGGAAGTCAGCAGCCTGTACTCTTTATTGGCTGGCAACAGGTGCATCAAGAAGAAAACGTGTAGGGCAGCATTCCTTTCAATTCCAAGAAGCTCTGCAGCTTGTGTTGCCAGGAATTCACATCACCATATGGGCTGTTGATGGTAAAAATATCCTGTGATTGTTGACCCTTTTGTGCTCAAGCATTCTGAACACATCtagcaaacagaaaataattaagGTGTCAGGTAGTGAAATTCCTGTTACTCAGGTTTTACATGAGAAAATTGGTGCTCACCACTGTTGTGTGTGCTCCAGTTCTGGTGCAACCTTTTGGATTTGCAAAACCCACTGGGTAACTCTAAAATGCATGGTGGTCAATCTGAAATCTTAACTTCCTTAAAGAGTAACTGAATCCAGAATCCCTCAAATCTCTGTGAAGTCTGACCTCTAAAGGTGCAATCACATGCGCATTAAAGCCATACACAGAAATTGGTTGCACTTCTTAACATATATCAGTTGAAAACTCATGCAAACAACGGAAAATTTTGCACCAGTGCAGGCATATGCCAAGGTTGGAGTTCAGCATTTGTTGAGCTCTAATTTGCACAAACAACCAACAGAAACGCATCTCTCCCGGTGGTCAAAGCAATGGAAGAATCTTTGTTTTTGGCTGTGTCCCAATACCTGTGACACAGCAATTTCTGATCAAACACTTACATGAACAGCAAgtggcctggctcgcagtcagCAGTTAGACAGGAATAGGAGATACACCACTGCGTTCTGaataatttcattgaaataCCCAGTATTACTACCTCTTAGCCTGCACATGATGTCACATCCAGACTGGGTGCGGCATACTAAGAAGAACTAAGAATAATGAAAAGTACGGTGCcgggtctttggtggcaggttaTGTCGGGTAAagtacaacaggtggtgacatcaccagcCACCAAAGATCAAGCACcgtacttttcatttttcaccattagaggtcaggctttaCAGACATTTGTAGTGGAGCTACTCTTTAAACATTTAGGAGATATGCTTTTCACCCAAAAATGACATTATAAAAgtttggttcactgcatgtatgtgtgtgcagtggtgtgtttgtaggtgtgtttgcatgcacatgaGGGAACCTGGTATCACACACAGTAGACACACATGCCTTCACGTCTCCTGTTGACTGTTAACACCATAGGGGGGGGGGTAACGCTCATTGCTTCCACCCAAAAGAGAtgggtgttttgtgtttaatgttTGAACAAAGAGTGCGGGGGGGTTGATGAAAAAGTAAAGTCATTTGAGGTATTGAGGTCACTCATGATCAAACTCCATTTGGATCAACACAAATCATTTATGTatcatttatgtatgtatacgTGGAAACTAAGAGCTTAATAATAGATATATGatcaataacacaaataaaggcaaattgtgtgagtttattaaaggcaaggcaaggcaagtttatttgtatagcacatttcagcaacaaggcaattcaaagtgctttacatagagcataaaggcattaaaacaatataaaagcaacaaaaagaaaacagacataaaaacaattaataaaaagaagctaaatgGAGAATAGGATGATAAAACAAGacattaaaagttacagtgcagtgtaaaatattaacccTTAATGTGGTTCAATGGaaggcagcagcaaacagaaaagtcttcagctgtgatttaaaagaactgagggtcgcagcagatctacagttttctgggagtttgttccagatacgtggagcataaaaactaaactattaaagggatagttcacatttttggacatgaaaagggatttttttttttttttacttaaccTTACTTTTACCTGGGCAAATTTCTGGCCTCCTGAAGTAATGAAATAGGTACTTCCAGCGAGTTTGCTGGgatcacaaaaataaagttttgctcctcaaaacaacattcaaaatagtaataaatttATGTCACAAAATCTTAACTTTCTAAACATGTTACTTTGTTACTTGGGGggttgttttgctgtgatatggaggagaatggagagatagaaatacaataTTTCTTATTAGTGGCCCAGGGGAGCACTGAGCAACTATTGAGGGtctcaccaccatgtggactcccATCACtttaccaaagttcagtttgcCTTTAACGCAGGCTTACTTAGCTTTCAAAAGCATAGGTACAGATCCAAGACAGTGATCTCAGGGCGAGGGAATCTCACATCTTTGTGGCATGGTCTTTTCAGCATATCTAGTTCAGAGCAGCACACATTTGTAAAACTGTACTTTTCAGCATCCATAACAACAACCGTGAATGTGTTCAAGTAACACAATACAGACAATATAAGCTGCTTCCAAAATAGTACACAGTGGCAAAATACAtaattgtacaaaaaaaaatttaagataTTGCAACATGTAGAAAATAATATACtctatctctttgtctctctctctctctctgacacacacacacacacacacacacacacacacacacacacacacacacacacacacacacacacacaaaactaagCATAGTTTCCATGAAAAATAAACTACAGTGAATGAGGGGTGGCAGTGGCATGTGTCTTTCATAAATGAATTGGACATGAGACTCAGACATCAGGTGCTACAGTATCTGTGGCTCCACCTTGTGGACTTAAACACAAACAGTGCAGCCACTGCATCCTGAAACGCATGTATAGAAGTGATGCCATGCACTTATCCACTGGTATGTACACTATACAGTGGTAGCAAGATCCAAATTGTCAGGTGTCATGTTTAGTTTGGTTTTgaagtttgtagtttttaattaaacataGTGCTGTTTGTGCCTAATTTGTAATAAACGAAAAAGCTCCAGATGAACATGGTAGGTGTAAAGTTACAATTTCCTTAGAGATTAGTGATTAGTCACTTCTTAACTCTTTTCATCACATAGAAACATGTTAGGTATTGGGTAACTTccgtatctatctatctatatatagatagatatatagatatatagatatatattctctctctctctctctctctctctctctctctctctctctctctctctctctctctctctctctctctctctctctctctctctctctctctctctctctctctctctctctctctctctctctctctctctctctctctctctcctctctctctctctctctctctctctctctctctctctatagatatagatatatatatagatagagatagagatatacatatagatagatagatagatagatagatagatagatatagatatatacatacatatatattatttgCCTTTGGGTGGCATTAAGCAGATATGttgctgaaaataaaagtttgaatgagctgaactgaatgaactgaatgagGTTCTGCACATCTGGAAGGTGACATTTCTTTGTGAATGCTGGAGCTCTCCATACTAAAAAtactgtttatgtttgtttgtttgtctgtgaaaTCTTTCAGATAAAGGTAGGAGCTCTGGCCGTGACAGTTTACCAGAATGTGAACAAGAAGCCCCTTTGACCCCGACCTCAGCTCATTACCTTTCACCTCTGACATGGTTGAACCCACAAATATATATCCAAACATTAGCTATGCcccttagacacacacacacacacacacacacacacacacacacacacacacacgtatattcCCACCTCCTCCATCAACAGACTGGCAAAGGGAAGCCAGTGCTCTCAGGAGGAAATTCAGGCCAGATGTCTCATTATCCAACCACTTTGAGGagtggtgcgtgtgtgtgtgtgtgtgtgtgtgtgtgtgtgtgtgtgcaaggggCATCACCATGAATATTAATAGGGAGTTTCATAGTTTTAGAAAATATTTACTGTTTCAGTTCAGGCACTCTTTGATGGTGCATGCTCCGCATTCTCTGTCTGTTACTGTAGTATAATACACACCCACGCTCGTTGTTGTCACAGTTCCCACTAAAGGTCctactattttatttatttatttattcattggctCCAGCTGGGAGACTAACTTTCCGGCTCTAAAACCTATTTACTTTCTGGTTGATATGCTCAGGACAGTTTGGAACCAGGTTGGTCAAAAAGGCCCATCATTCTGTCATTGTGGTCGTATAGCCTTCAacaatgttaacatttttttcttatgacaTCCAGGCTGCGCTAACTATGTTATCTATGTTGGTTATCTAAAACCAACTATGCCGGTTTTAGATAACAGTCTACCTTACATACTGCTCACCACAAACCAAACAATCAGTGTATTGAAGATATTTGGAGGAAAAGACAGTTTAACATCCAAACAATAAAGAGCAGAGATGTACCTTTATGTGCCAGGCATAACAAAAGTCTTAAGGCCAAAATCAGTCCAGGAGAAAGACTGGAGTAGTGCTTGGAGGCAGGAGTTTAGTAGTGGTTTTTTCTGACCTTATGTGTCCTCAGTATCTGGATATCCATAGGACAATGGGCTGCATTTTATTAGATCCAGTCCAGTCCTCCACAGTGGtttcatgtgactgtgtgtatccTTGTTGTGGTCTCAATTCTTTGCAACTTTTCTCTTGTTGCATGCAATGTTGTATTTACAACGGCGATGATTTTCGCTAGTTGAGTCTAAAAGTtttcacttcaatcaaccctcagcaaACTTGTATAGTGTACATTCAAGACTTAAAGTGAAATACAGGTATTAAAGTTCATTTGGGACCACTGGCAGGTGAAATGGCTGGgtggagttttgtttttgacgGTTGTGACGGTTAGTGAGTTATGCAGTACGCTGGTGAAGAATGTTGAAGTTCAAGCTTTACCGGGTTGATTAAAACCCATTGGTGAACAAAAAGCAGAATCAAATTCTATTTGAAGTAGAATTTTCATGACAGCTGAGTGTCTGAGTCCCAGGTTGGACTGacttgaaagaaaagaaagcttttttgcctttgccatcaggaggtcatgacagtgtggatacctgacagaaaatgacactgaatccacatttttgtgaagatttgggcttttaaaggctgtggtcttaaacttttgatcagctgatgaacagcctatttcagtttaatggttgtttgcaataaattgcttagtcaaattattattattattatttttgtctcactcccatttcttctttttgcattttgaagctctacttagaacctttttaagatccaacagtgaaaaatgtaaattcttgcaatttttcaacttaaaattttgatcaggagtgtgtgtgtgtgtgtgtgtgtgtgtgtgtgtgtgtgtgtgtgtgtgtgtgtgtgtgtgtgtgtattaaggTGGCCCAAAAACACGAAAGTTGGAAAGTCTAAGCTCCTAACCCCTAAATTGGTTGCAATACATAAGAAAACTGGGTGAAATTTTTTCTCAGTCGTTTACCCCTCTTAACCCCTATTCACATAATTACAACTAACTGAGATCAAATGAGATcagaacaaaaccaaaagtcCACCCTTTAGCAAGATGTCCACAGTACAGCAAGTTGTACTCATTAGATAAGACCAGTGTTCTGGTCTCCTGCCTTTATATTGATGCAGGAAATCTGAGCAAAAGAATTTACCAGGTAAAAAATGTTGAAGTTCAAGTTTTACCCGAGCCTGGGCAACACCCAGCCATAAAGgaaaagcagaggacagacgATGATAACTGTGGTTTT is part of the Myripristis murdjan chromosome 7, fMyrMur1.1, whole genome shotgun sequence genome and harbors:
- the LOC115362508 gene encoding E3 ubiquitin/ISG15 ligase TRIM25, whose amino-acid sequence is MSCSKPEQLLANELSCPICLHLFSDPVVLPCGHNYCLACIRKASDSIDRHGKEFPRCPECREEYEGIETLQKNFKLCSIVEGYRAAALLQDSTPEVEQKLQVYCDQCIDEASLAVKTCLKCEVSLCARHLQRHQEKASFKAHSLVNPHNELGVRGCAMHGCPLEYFCSSDMTSLCASCFIEGSHQNHDVLTFDVAEEEMRRALESRRKMVSGRLQMTETLLQKAAEEQGISEAIGDKVVNKAVTLLDNMATLVDSYRERLSVLLEEERGQRRKSWQHGLNALEDQQQQLLDAQQSATEALKETDNCLFIHKFMRIEHQLREVVTGTMPTMMPSQTPLNTKRLCDSLKIQEFRSEVSHLLASLHVLLNPLQLTFNLSTAHPSLTLSSDLRTIKYSSSKHSYGENLERFTSAPQILCTQGFSGGEHVWVVELGPNSMWSLGLCYKSIPRRGDHSRLGHNTVSWRLQWKNRKLTACHASSNVALAEMTIQPMRIEVALDYEDGTLVFHSTKGHRQHLHTFRATFREPVYPAFSIHSNTPESWITLQSGL